One window from the genome of Deinococcus sp. NW-56 encodes:
- a CDS encoding aminopeptidase — translation MSTPDLPPALSYDPAAHAALLADYCLSAAPGERLLVAGGVSGTPLVRAVTRALLTRGARPVVRLDYPGQDDDWAELAQDAVLDSAHPADLADVEALGGSLRILTPEPNTPGDAARRARLTASRAPVAAIRARKKWSLTLYPTAHAAAQAGMSEAEFGAFVMRAMFLDRADPVAAWGEVREMQARLIERLTRADTVRIEAPGTDLTLRVGGRTWANSDGKRNMPSGEVFTGPHEDSAEGVVTFTVPASYGGVVVRGARLVFRAGEVVEASAEEGEDVLRAALATDPGARRLGELGIGTNFGIQTPTGNILFDEKIGGTVHLALGRSYPETGGTNASAIHWDLITDLRGQGRLTLDGEVVQEGGQFL, via the coding sequence GTGTCCACCCCCGACCTTCCCCCGGCCCTGAGCTACGACCCCGCCGCGCACGCCGCGCTGCTGGCGGACTACTGCCTGTCGGCGGCGCCCGGCGAGCGCCTGCTGGTCGCGGGCGGCGTGTCCGGCACTCCCCTGGTGCGGGCCGTGACCCGCGCCCTGCTGACGCGCGGCGCCCGCCCGGTGGTGCGGCTGGACTACCCCGGCCAGGACGACGACTGGGCCGAACTCGCGCAGGACGCGGTGCTGGACAGTGCCCACCCCGCCGACCTCGCGGACGTGGAGGCGCTGGGCGGCAGCCTGCGCATCCTGACCCCCGAACCCAATACCCCCGGCGACGCCGCCCGCCGCGCCCGCCTGACGGCCTCCCGCGCCCCGGTCGCCGCGATCCGGGCGCGGAAGAAGTGGAGCCTCACCCTCTACCCCACCGCGCACGCGGCGGCCCAGGCGGGCATGTCGGAAGCCGAGTTCGGCGCCTTCGTCATGCGGGCGATGTTCCTCGACCGCGCCGACCCGGTGGCCGCCTGGGGCGAGGTGCGCGAGATGCAGGCGCGGCTGATCGAGCGGCTTACGCGGGCGGACACGGTGCGGATCGAGGCCCCCGGCACCGACCTCACCCTGCGGGTGGGGGGCCGCACCTGGGCCAACAGCGACGGCAAGCGCAACATGCCCAGCGGCGAGGTCTTTACAGGGCCGCACGAGGACAGCGCCGAGGGCGTGGTGACCTTTACCGTACCTGCGAGCTACGGCGGCGTGGTGGTGCGCGGCGCGAGGCTGGTCTTCCGGGCGGGCGAGGTCGTGGAAGCAAGCGCCGAGGAAGGCGAGGACGTGCTGCGGGCGGCTCTGGCGACCGACCCCGGAGCGCGGCGGCTGGGCGAGCTGGGCATCGGCACGAACTTCGGCATCCAGACGCCGACCGGGAACATCCTCTTCGACGAGAAGATCGGCGGCACCGTTCACCTCGCGCTGGGCCGCTCCTACCCCGAGACCGGGGGCACCAACGCCAGCGCGATCCACTGGGACCTGATCACCGACCTGCGCGGGCAGGGTCGCCTGACGCTCGACGGGGAAGTGGTGCAGGAGGGGGGCCAGTTCCTCTGA
- a CDS encoding M50 family metallopeptidase — MDDALTVSLIYAIAIPLVTLGHELGHAVVPLLKTREPVRVQLGPASSPPLFQTRLGRLTFDVRRLFFVGGCCFWPGLTPRQHFWAVAGGPLASLLMLVVGAAALVGIRTEAVWLVAQIFMTLSFFQLVMTLWPMQYPAWYAGYAGFQSDGAQLLRLWPRLRPAR; from the coding sequence ATGGACGACGCCCTCACCGTGTCCCTGATCTACGCCATTGCCATTCCATTGGTCACGCTGGGGCATGAGCTGGGACACGCCGTGGTGCCGCTGCTGAAGACGCGGGAGCCAGTTCGGGTGCAGCTTGGACCTGCAAGCAGTCCTCCGCTCTTCCAGACGCGGCTGGGACGGCTCACCTTTGACGTTCGGCGCCTGTTCTTTGTGGGCGGCTGCTGCTTCTGGCCGGGCCTGACCCCCCGTCAGCACTTCTGGGCCGTCGCGGGCGGGCCGCTCGCCTCGCTGCTGATGCTGGTGGTGGGAGCCGCTGCACTCGTCGGCATTCGCACCGAGGCGGTGTGGCTTGTCGCGCAAATTTTTATGACTCTGAGCTTTTTCCAGCTCGTCATGACGCTCTGGCCGATGCAGTATCCGGCATGGTACGCAGGCTACGCCGGGTTTCAAAGCGACGGCGCCCAGCTCCTCCGCCTCTGGCCCCGCCTCCGCCCGGCGAGGTAA
- a CDS encoding peptide chain release factor 3 yields MTTPTAALDFEIARRRTFAIISHPDAGKTTITEKLLLYGGAIQEAGSVTAKEGRSHTKSDWMSIEQQRGISISSSALTFEYGGRHINLLDTPGHQDFSEDTYRTLTAADSALMVLDAARGVQAQTEKLFAVCRNRGIPILTFVNKMDRPAQDPFELIAQVEGTLKITAVPLTWPIGDGPDFKGVYDLQTGQVLAFERTSGGKHRAPVQTAGLEDPQLDALVGADLAAKLREDVELIQGAMPEFDPAAFLSGELTPVFFGSAMNNFGVEHFLRNFVDLAPPPGPVETNLGERAPDAGFAGFIFKLQANMSRAHRDRTAFMRVMSGHFERGMDVTHTRTGRKLRLSQAHTLFAQDREKVEEAYPGDIVGLVNPGVFQIGDVVSVDAKVTLPSFPRFTPETFATISLKDVGKRKAFMKGLTQLAEEGVVQVFYPTDGARDPYLGAVGPLQFEVFQARLQEEYGVDVELHVTSYQLVRWLAGDPSNVARFARHVEDDQGRPVMLFRSKYDLDYTAEQHPEIEFLPLPKDLTRV; encoded by the coding sequence ATGACCACCCCCACCGCCGCCCTCGACTTTGAAATCGCCCGCCGCCGCACCTTTGCCATCATCTCCCACCCCGACGCGGGCAAGACCACCATCACCGAGAAGCTGCTGCTGTACGGAGGCGCCATTCAGGAGGCCGGATCGGTCACCGCCAAGGAAGGCCGCTCGCACACCAAGTCCGACTGGATGAGCATCGAGCAGCAGCGCGGCATCTCGATTTCCTCCTCGGCACTCACCTTCGAGTACGGCGGGCGGCACATCAATCTGCTCGACACGCCGGGACACCAGGATTTCTCGGAGGACACCTACCGCACCCTGACCGCCGCCGACTCCGCGCTGATGGTGCTGGACGCGGCCCGTGGCGTGCAGGCGCAGACCGAGAAGCTCTTCGCCGTGTGCCGCAACCGGGGCATTCCCATCCTGACCTTCGTGAACAAGATGGACCGCCCCGCCCAGGACCCCTTCGAGCTGATCGCGCAGGTGGAGGGGACCCTGAAGATCACGGCGGTGCCGCTGACCTGGCCCATTGGCGACGGCCCCGACTTCAAGGGGGTCTATGACCTCCAGACCGGGCAGGTCCTTGCCTTCGAGCGGACCTCCGGCGGCAAGCACCGGGCGCCGGTGCAGACGGCGGGCCTAGAGGACCCCCAGCTCGACGCGCTCGTGGGCGCCGACCTCGCCGCCAAGCTGCGCGAGGACGTGGAGCTGATTCAGGGCGCGATGCCCGAGTTCGACCCCGCCGCCTTCCTGTCGGGCGAACTCACCCCAGTCTTCTTCGGCTCGGCGATGAACAACTTCGGGGTCGAGCACTTCCTGCGGAACTTCGTGGACCTTGCGCCGCCGCCCGGCCCGGTGGAGACGAACCTGGGCGAGCGGGCGCCCGACGCGGGGTTCGCGGGGTTCATCTTCAAGTTGCAGGCCAACATGAGCCGGGCACACCGCGACCGCACCGCCTTTATGCGGGTCATGAGCGGGCATTTCGAGCGCGGCATGGACGTGACCCATACCCGCACCGGGCGCAAGCTGCGGCTCTCGCAGGCGCACACCCTCTTCGCGCAGGACCGCGAGAAGGTGGAGGAAGCCTATCCCGGTGACATCGTCGGGCTGGTCAACCCCGGCGTCTTCCAGATCGGGGACGTGGTGAGCGTGGACGCCAAGGTCACGCTTCCGAGCTTTCCGCGCTTCACGCCGGAAACCTTCGCCACCATCTCCCTGAAGGACGTGGGCAAGCGCAAGGCCTTTATGAAGGGCCTGACCCAGCTTGCGGAGGAAGGCGTCGTGCAGGTCTTCTACCCCACCGACGGCGCCCGTGACCCCTACCTGGGCGCGGTCGGCCCCCTCCAGTTCGAGGTCTTTCAGGCCCGCTTGCAGGAGGAATACGGGGTGGACGTGGAGTTGCATGTCACGTCCTATCAGCTCGTGCGGTGGCTGGCGGGCGATCCCAGCAACGTGGCCCGCTTCGCCCGGCACGTCGAGGACGACCAGGGCCGCCCGGTGATGCTGTTCCGCTCCAAGTACGACCTCGACTACACCGCCGAGCAGCACCCAGAAATCGAGTTCCTGCCGCTGCCGAAGGATTTGACACGGGTGTAA
- a CDS encoding histone deacetylase, whose product MTPPLPPAWPRAWTAFRRAAYSAAPPPRRQFLPREFLDRLLAGAAERLPLLDAPPLAWADAERVHDPVYLARWRRGEVTREEERALGFPWSPAVVERGLGSSGATLAATRDALAHGLGINLGGGTHHASRDRAEGFSFLNDVAISARWLLDGVHARRVLILDLDVHQGNGTAALFAGEPRVLTVSVHGANNYPFQKATSDLDVALPDGTGDAAYLAALDREVAPAGAAFRPDFAFYLAGADVLEGDQLGKLGLTLEGVRERDDRVFRWAAHTRTPLVTVMAGGYNRDPARLIAARLGTLDAALAAFQPGGGAIMSG is encoded by the coding sequence GTGACTCCACCCCTCCCTCCCGCCTGGCCCCGCGCCTGGACCGCTTTTCGCCGGGCGGCCTATAGCGCGGCGCCACCGCCCCGCCGTCAGTTCCTGCCCCGTGAGTTCCTGGACCGCCTGCTCGCGGGGGCTGCCGAACGCCTCCCCCTCCTCGACGCGCCGCCGCTGGCATGGGCCGATGCCGAGCGAGTCCACGACCCCGTCTACCTGGCCCGCTGGCGCCGGGGCGAGGTCACACGGGAGGAGGAGCGGGCGCTGGGCTTTCCCTGGTCCCCGGCGGTCGTGGAGCGCGGTCTGGGAAGCAGCGGCGCGACCCTGGCGGCCACGCGCGATGCCCTCGCGCACGGGCTGGGAATCAACCTCGGCGGGGGAACGCACCACGCCTCGCGGGACCGGGCCGAGGGCTTTTCCTTCCTCAACGACGTAGCGATCAGCGCCCGCTGGTTGCTGGACGGCGTGCACGCGCGGCGGGTGCTGATTCTCGACCTCGACGTGCATCAGGGCAACGGCACGGCGGCGCTGTTCGCGGGCGAGCCGCGTGTGCTCACCGTCAGCGTGCATGGGGCGAACAACTACCCCTTTCAGAAGGCGACCAGTGACCTCGACGTAGCGTTGCCCGATGGCACCGGGGACGCAGCCTACCTCGCCGCCCTCGACCGGGAGGTCGCGCCTGCCGGGGCGGCCTTCCGGCCCGATTTCGCCTTCTACCTGGCGGGAGCGGACGTGCTGGAAGGGGACCAACTGGGCAAGCTGGGGCTGACGCTGGAGGGAGTGCGGGAGCGCGACGACCGGGTGTTTCGCTGGGCGGCCCACACCCGGACGCCGCTCGTCACCGTGATGGCCGGAGGGTACAACCGCGACCCGGCGCGGCTGATCGCAGCGCGGCTGGGGACCCTGGACGCGGCGCTCGCGGCCTTCCAGCCCGGCGGGGGCGCTATCATGTCGGGATGA
- a CDS encoding helix-turn-helix domain-containing protein gives MDEVLTLEELATYLKVSETTAYALVRSGDIPGRKVGREWRFLRARVVEWLMQAGGDDMEQQSGVVQRDEHGSEYKVEGGREYVAMWLPLSREEKAAQLDKAAREGVNVSELVAEYLKRWAQA, from the coding sequence ATGGATGAAGTACTGACGTTGGAGGAACTGGCCACTTATCTCAAGGTCAGCGAGACGACGGCCTACGCCCTGGTGCGGAGCGGGGACATTCCGGGGCGCAAGGTGGGGCGGGAGTGGCGCTTTCTCAGGGCGCGAGTGGTGGAGTGGCTGATGCAAGCCGGAGGAGACGACATGGAACAGCAGAGCGGTGTGGTGCAGCGCGACGAGCACGGTAGCGAGTACAAGGTGGAAGGCGGGCGCGAGTATGTGGCGATGTGGCTGCCCCTGTCCCGCGAGGAGAAGGCCGCGCAGCTGGACAAGGCCGCCCGCGAGGGGGTCAACGTGAGCGAACTGGTCGCGGAGTACCTGAAACGCTGGGCGCAGGCGTAA
- a CDS encoding lipid-A-disaccharide synthase-related protein: protein MPPFPARPLLLLSNGTAEDLIGARLLEEVGRPARVLPLVGEGRAYAGVPGATKIGPTLSLPSGGFPFGSVANLRADLRAGLIGTTLGQVRAARAAGREAGVVAVVGDAHALTLGTLAARAGGVPLVHVQPLLSAHYAERLGLRGALRELNALGANLPLPSELALARRAHTVYLRDAATARLYAARGVPARWAGSFAMDTLPAPERDLSALIGDRPALALLPGSREDHRESLPLMLRAAARLPEVTPLVAWPHGWAAVTLPPGWTLRVEDDRTAWAEGERTRVTLLRGAFGAVARAADVAVGTAGTANEQLAGLGVPVVAFPTRGPQFTPGFVRRQGRLLGEALRPVPPDPEAMAAEVRAVLRDGRGRARAALDGLTRIGPGGALPVIAAELRALLDQRP, encoded by the coding sequence GTGCCTCCCTTCCCCGCCCGGCCCCTGCTACTGCTGTCCAACGGCACCGCCGAGGACCTGATCGGGGCGCGGCTGCTGGAGGAAGTGGGGCGGCCCGCGCGGGTGCTCCCGCTGGTGGGCGAGGGGCGGGCGTACGCGGGGGTCCCCGGCGCGACGAAGATCGGCCCCACACTGAGCCTCCCCAGTGGGGGCTTTCCCTTCGGGAGCGTGGCGAACCTGCGGGCCGACCTGCGGGCGGGGCTGATCGGCACCACGCTGGGGCAGGTGCGGGCGGCACGGGCGGCGGGCCGGGAGGCGGGAGTGGTGGCCGTGGTGGGCGACGCGCACGCGCTCACCCTGGGAACCCTGGCCGCGCGGGCGGGGGGGGTGCCGCTCGTGCATGTCCAGCCCCTCCTGAGTGCCCACTACGCCGAGCGGCTGGGGCTGCGGGGAGCGCTGCGGGAACTGAACGCGCTGGGGGCCAACCTGCCGCTGCCTTCCGAACTCGCCCTCGCCCGGCGGGCGCACACGGTCTACCTGCGGGACGCGGCGACCGCCCGGCTCTACGCGGCGCGGGGGGTCCCTGCCCGCTGGGCTGGAAGCTTTGCGATGGACACGCTGCCCGCCCCCGAGCGAGACCTCTCCGCCCTGATCGGTGACCGCCCGGCCCTGGCCCTGCTGCCGGGATCGCGGGAGGACCACCGGGAGAGCCTCCCCCTGATGCTGCGGGCCGCCGCCCGGTTGCCGGAGGTGACGCCGCTCGTCGCCTGGCCCCACGGGTGGGCGGCCGTGACCCTGCCGCCGGGGTGGACTCTGCGCGTGGAGGACGACCGGACGGCCTGGGCCGAGGGAGAGCGAACGCGGGTCACGCTGCTGCGCGGGGCCTTCGGAGCGGTCGCGCGGGCGGCCGACGTGGCCGTGGGCACGGCAGGCACCGCCAACGAGCAACTCGCCGGGCTGGGGGTGCCCGTCGTAGCCTTTCCCACGCGGGGGCCACAGTTCACCCCCGGCTTCGTGCGGCGGCAGGGGCGGCTCTTGGGAGAGGCGCTGCGGCCGGTCCCGCCGGACCCGGAGGCGATGGCGGCCGAGGTGCGGGCAGTGCTGCGGGACGGCCGGGGGCGGGCACGAGCCGCCCTGGACGGACTGACGCGGATAGGGCCGGGAGGGGCGCTGCCCGTGATTGCGGCCGAGTTGCGGGCCTTGCTGGATCAGCGGCCGTAG
- a CDS encoding polysaccharide deacetylase family protein — MRAWAWVALAGLGAVLAAEVGGRAAGWGALGPGGRDRPRVALTFDDGPGERTPELLAVLARHGAPATFFVTAPAAERWPEHLAALRAAGHGLEAHGRWHVHALRLPPWREWAQVRWHPRAGEPGPHLYRPPYGGHGPLTRLLVRLAGREVALWDVEGRDWTEGDAASLAARVLARVRPGSVVLLHDGPEVTPALLDVLLTGLAERGLQPVLLRDLPPRRIGGREGWRRLAASYGR; from the coding sequence ATGAGAGCCTGGGCGTGGGTGGCCCTGGCGGGCCTGGGAGCCGTCCTTGCCGCCGAGGTCGGGGGCCGCGCCGCCGGGTGGGGGGCGCTGGGACCAGGGGGCCGCGACCGTCCCAGGGTCGCCCTCACCTTCGACGACGGCCCCGGCGAGCGCACTCCCGAGTTGCTCGCGGTACTCGCCCGCCACGGGGCTCCCGCGACCTTCTTCGTGACCGCGCCCGCTGCCGAGCGTTGGCCGGAGCATCTGGCGGCCCTTCGCGCCGCCGGGCACGGGTTGGAGGCGCACGGGCGCTGGCACGTCCATGCCCTGCGGCTGCCCCCCTGGCGTGAGTGGGCACAGGTGCGCTGGCATCCCCGCGCGGGAGAGCCGGGGCCGCATCTCTACCGCCCGCCCTACGGGGGCCACGGCCCGCTGACTCGCCTGCTGGTCCGCCTCGCCGGGCGCGAAGTGGCGCTCTGGGACGTGGAAGGTCGGGACTGGACGGAGGGGGACGCGGCCTCCCTTGCCGCCAGGGTGCTCGCCCGCGTGCGGCCCGGCAGCGTGGTTCTGCTGCACGACGGTCCGGAGGTCACGCCCGCCCTGCTCGACGTGCTGCTGACAGGGCTGGCCGAGCGGGGCCTCCAGCCCGTCCTGCTGCGCGACCTGCCCCCCCGCCGCATCGGGGGGCGGGAGGGCTGGCGGCGGCTGGCCGCGAGCTACGGCCGCTGA
- a CDS encoding glycosyltransferase family 2 protein, with protein sequence MPQVAGPEFTVVIPARNEAASLPLTLRALHRQTLAPREIIVVDHASHDGTAAVARAWGARVVTCGEPGIGRARQAGLEAARTDWVATTDADSLPAPGWLAALVGAAPGRVALYGPLRFCGVSPVVAATSEVGYTAFLRTCALAGRPNLAGANMAYSRAAALVAGGYPDVEALEDVGLGLALARLGEVAYVPGARVETSARRLSGGALPFLWRHILNLSGHTRGYFDP encoded by the coding sequence GTGCCACAGGTCGCCGGGCCGGAGTTCACGGTCGTTATCCCTGCACGCAACGAGGCGGCCTCCTTGCCGCTCACCCTGCGTGCCCTGCACCGCCAGACGCTCGCCCCGCGCGAAATCATCGTGGTGGACCACGCCAGCCACGACGGCACGGCGGCGGTCGCGCGGGCCTGGGGGGCGCGGGTGGTGACCTGCGGCGAACCGGGCATTGGCCGCGCCCGGCAGGCGGGGCTGGAGGCCGCCCGAACCGACTGGGTCGCCACCACCGACGCGGACTCGTTGCCCGCGCCCGGCTGGCTCGCGGCCCTCGTGGGGGCGGCGCCGGGCCGGGTCGCCCTGTACGGCCCCCTGCGTTTCTGCGGGGTGTCGCCCGTGGTGGCGGCCACCTCGGAGGTCGGGTACACGGCTTTCCTGCGGACATGCGCCCTCGCCGGGCGGCCCAACCTCGCCGGGGCGAACATGGCCTACTCGCGGGCGGCGGCGCTCGTCGCCGGGGGCTATCCGGATGTCGAGGCGCTGGAAGACGTGGGCCTCGGCCTTGCGCTGGCCCGGCTGGGCGAGGTGGCCTACGTGCCCGGCGCCAGGGTCGAGACGAGTGCCCGGCGCCTCTCGGGGGGCGCACTTCCTTTTCTGTGGCGGCACATCCTCAACCTCAGCGGTCATACGCGAGGGTATTTCGACCCGTGA
- a CDS encoding glycosyltransferase, whose translation MRPLRIGLFTDTFLPDQNGIVTSVGLLSDELRARGHHVEVVAPFFPEAQDTRPDVRRAASVRYLFLPTYRLAWPTRRDFAERYDLVHTHTPLTLGLAGARLARKWGVPHVATYHTHIEAYTHYVPGLTALQRQTRVVTRLMGHYYRRADAVIMPTAGMLDVTREMGVRNPVVIPTAVEPEVLRGAPPIQNPWPAGRRRLLTVGRLAREKRFDLVLDTLAGLPDAHLVVLGEGPERGRLEEHAGRRGVAERVTFLGVRPWTEIGAYYRLAELFLFASDTETQGLVLQEAQLMGVPVVAVGARGTLSGVATGRSGYLVAPGDVGALTRHAAAILGDAALWSRLSRGARRHGATWTPGGVAERVLDVYSGVLGTLQEVPFAEGAAALTGRNTLAYDR comes from the coding sequence ATGAGACCGCTGCGAATCGGGCTTTTCACCGACACCTTCCTTCCCGACCAGAACGGCATCGTGACGAGCGTGGGGCTGCTCAGCGACGAGCTGCGGGCGCGGGGGCATCACGTGGAGGTGGTCGCCCCCTTCTTTCCGGAAGCGCAGGACACCCGGCCCGACGTGCGCCGGGCGGCCAGTGTGCGCTACCTCTTTCTGCCGACCTACCGGCTGGCGTGGCCCACCCGCCGGGACTTCGCCGAGCGCTACGACCTCGTTCACACGCACACGCCGCTGACCCTGGGGCTGGCCGGAGCGCGGCTGGCCCGCAAGTGGGGGGTGCCGCACGTGGCGACCTACCACACCCATATCGAGGCCTACACCCACTACGTGCCCGGCCTGACCGCGCTGCAGCGCCAGACCCGCGTGGTGACCCGCCTGATGGGCCACTACTACCGCCGGGCCGACGCGGTCATCATGCCGACCGCCGGAATGCTCGACGTGACCCGCGAGATGGGGGTGCGGAACCCGGTCGTCATCCCGACCGCCGTGGAGCCGGAAGTGCTGCGCGGTGCCCCGCCCATCCAGAATCCCTGGCCCGCCGGACGGCGGCGGCTGCTCACCGTGGGGCGGCTGGCCCGCGAGAAGCGCTTTGACCTCGTGCTGGACACGCTGGCGGGGCTGCCCGACGCGCACCTCGTGGTGCTGGGGGAGGGGCCGGAGCGCGGGCGGCTGGAAGAGCACGCGGGGCGCCGGGGCGTGGCGGAGCGGGTGACTTTCCTGGGGGTGCGCCCCTGGACCGAGATCGGCGCGTACTACCGGCTGGCCGAGCTGTTCCTCTTCGCCAGCGACACCGAGACGCAGGGGCTGGTCTTGCAGGAGGCCCAACTGATGGGCGTGCCCGTCGTGGCGGTGGGCGCCCGGGGCACGCTGAGCGGCGTGGCGACGGGCCGCAGCGGGTACCTCGTGGCGCCCGGCGACGTTGGGGCGCTCACCCGGCACGCGGCGGCGATTCTGGGGGACGCGGCCCTGTGGTCGCGGCTCTCGCGCGGAGCGCGGCGGCACGGAGCGACCTGGACCCCGGGGGGCGTGGCCGAGCGGGTGCTCGACGTGTATTCCGGCGTGCTGGGCACCCTGCAGGAGGTCCCCTTCGCGGAGGGGGCGGCGGCGCTCACGGGTCGAAATACCCTCGCGTATGACCGCTGA
- a CDS encoding Sectered polysaccharide deacetylase: protein MSRVPPPLRRALLRAGAGGTLAGGDPGSPHLGLVVPVRTPEDLAAAAKAGVRATLLVSPALARLAPEVIRAAAQAGHEIAGWGAPEGVAGLEVSAGRPVTLWSAEAPPASPARLAALGLTPLPLPLTAPEPGGTLRLSPTDLAAEVPRLRALGYRPGPVGELPGLRRARGRDLGLHLYRRAVDDRFAQAHRVRALTERADGVLRVSRQPAPPELGWPTGAAVAELHVHSPRLVGLSARSPLAAYRAFARSLRDVAAVLRDDPEFADVQGVVAVTLFHEPLAQQGFQVLSLPPLRTRLYSLGFRLMRRVYGTAVPTSEPEPRLAWMTRAAFLARHG from the coding sequence ATGTCCCGTGTGCCGCCGCCCCTGCGCCGCGCCCTGCTGCGGGCCGGAGCCGGGGGAACGCTGGCGGGCGGCGACCCCGGCTCACCCCACCTCGGGCTGGTCGTGCCCGTGCGGACGCCGGAGGACCTGGCGGCAGCGGCGAAAGCTGGGGTGCGGGCCACCCTGCTCGTCTCTCCCGCGCTGGCCCGCCTCGCTCCCGAAGTCATCCGGGCCGCCGCCCAGGCCGGGCACGAGATCGCCGGGTGGGGCGCCCCGGAGGGCGTCGCCGGGTTGGAGGTCTCCGCCGGGCGGCCCGTCACCCTCTGGAGCGCCGAGGCGCCGCCCGCCTCACCCGCCCGACTCGCCGCGCTGGGCCTGACGCCGCTGCCCCTTCCCCTCACCGCCCCGGAACCCGGCGGGACGCTGCGGCTCTCGCCCACCGACCTCGCGGCCGAGGTGCCCCGGTTGCGGGCCTTGGGGTACCGGCCCGGCCCGGTGGGGGAATTGCCGGGGCTGCGGCGGGCGCGGGGGCGGGACCTGGGGCTGCACCTCTACCGCCGGGCGGTGGACGACCGCTTCGCGCAGGCGCACCGGGTCCGGGCACTGACCGAGCGGGCCGACGGGGTGCTGCGCGTGAGCCGACAGCCTGCCCCGCCCGAGCTGGGGTGGCCGACCGGCGCGGCGGTGGCCGAACTGCACGTCCATTCACCGCGCCTCGTGGGACTGAGTGCCCGCAGCCCGCTCGCCGCCTACCGCGCCTTTGCCCGCTCGCTGCGCGACGTGGCGGCGGTGCTGCGCGACGATCCCGAGTTCGCGGACGTGCAGGGGGTCGTGGCGGTCACCCTCTTTCACGAGCCGCTGGCGCAGCAGGGCTTTCAGGTTCTCTCCCTGCCACCGCTGCGGACGCGGCTCTACAGCCTGGGCTTCCGGCTGATGCGCCGGGTGTACGGCACGGCGGTCCCCACCTCCGAACCGGAGCCGAGGCTGGCGTGGATGACGCGGGCAGCGTTTCTGGCGCGGCACGGGTAA